The following coding sequences lie in one Corynebacterium humireducens NBRC 106098 = DSM 45392 genomic window:
- the thrE gene encoding threonine/serine exporter ThrE, translating into MPTLFRRLRPLGALLSGSGRIATIDAAKAAPPPSPLAPVDLTDQAQVAAVMDLAVRIGDILLSSGTSNSDTKAQIHAVTSAYGLHYCHVDITMNTITIFTQIGTTRKTPVTVFRVVRQMTTDFSRLAEVDRLIRSIQAGATPPETAERILDEIARRPASYGVVTSILGWGLMGGSVAGLLGGGPVVVVTAFLTAVLIMSVNTFLARHQLPYFFQNVFGGIIATVPAAVIYTLAAGQGVQISPSQVIASGIIVLLAGLTLVQSLQDGITGAPVTASARFFETMLFTGAIVAGVGIGIQLSAMLGMSLPPLQTYPPPNFTSLSVRVACGGLAAAGFAIASYAEWSSVVTSGLTATAGSVFYYFVLIPSGAGPVIAASMAAVVIGLAGGLLARRFLIPPLITAVAGITPFLPGLSVYRGMYASLHEQTLAGFTNIALALAIASGLAAGVVLGEWIAARLRRPPTLRPYRAFRRARRVTFQQLAERPGRRVRKSPGA; encoded by the coding sequence GTGCCAACTCTGTTTCGACGCCTCCGACCCCTGGGCGCACTGCTCTCCGGGTCCGGCCGCATCGCCACCATTGATGCCGCCAAGGCCGCGCCCCCGCCCTCCCCGCTCGCCCCCGTCGACCTCACCGACCAGGCGCAGGTCGCCGCCGTCATGGACCTGGCCGTCCGCATCGGTGACATCCTGCTGTCCTCGGGCACGTCCAACTCGGACACCAAGGCGCAGATCCACGCCGTGACCAGTGCCTACGGTCTGCACTACTGCCACGTGGACATCACGATGAACACCATCACGATCTTCACGCAGATCGGCACCACCCGGAAGACCCCGGTCACCGTGTTCCGCGTCGTACGGCAGATGACCACGGACTTCTCCCGCCTCGCCGAGGTGGACCGCCTCATCCGCTCGATCCAGGCCGGCGCGACCCCGCCGGAGACGGCGGAGCGGATCCTCGACGAGATCGCCCGCCGCCCCGCCTCCTACGGCGTGGTCACGTCGATCCTCGGGTGGGGCCTGATGGGCGGGTCGGTGGCGGGCCTGCTGGGTGGTGGCCCGGTGGTCGTCGTCACGGCGTTCCTCACGGCGGTGCTCATCATGTCGGTGAACACCTTCCTGGCGCGGCACCAGCTCCCCTACTTCTTCCAGAACGTCTTCGGCGGGATCATCGCGACGGTGCCGGCGGCGGTCATCTACACGCTCGCCGCGGGACAGGGCGTGCAGATCTCCCCGAGCCAGGTCATCGCGTCGGGGATCATCGTGCTGCTCGCGGGGCTGACGCTGGTGCAGTCGCTGCAGGACGGGATCACGGGCGCACCGGTGACGGCGTCGGCACGCTTCTTCGAGACGATGCTGTTCACCGGCGCCATCGTCGCCGGGGTGGGTATCGGCATCCAGCTGTCGGCGATGCTCGGCATGTCGCTGCCGCCGCTGCAGACGTACCCGCCGCCGAACTTCACGTCGCTGAGCGTGCGGGTGGCGTGCGGCGGTCTGGCGGCGGCGGGCTTCGCGATTGCCAGCTACGCGGAGTGGTCCTCCGTGGTCACCTCCGGGCTGACCGCGACAGCCGGCTCGGTGTTCTACTACTTCGTGCTCATCCCGAGCGGCGCGGGGCCGGTGATCGCGGCGTCGATGGCCGCGGTGGTCATCGGCCTGGCCGGTGGTCTGCTGGCGCGTCGTTTCCTCATCCCGCCGCTCATCACGGCGGTGGCGGGCATCACGCCCTTCCTGCCGGGCCTGTCCGTCTACCGCGGCATGTACGCGTCCCTGCACGAGCAGACGCTGGCCGGTTTCACCAACATCGCCCTCGCGCTGGCCATCGCCTCCGGCCTGGCCGCGGGCGTCGTCCTCGGCGAGTGGATCGCCGCGCGCCTGCGCCGCCCGCCGACGCTGCGCCCGTACCGTGCTTTCCGACGCGCCCGCCGCGTCACGTTCCAGCAGTTGGCGGAACGTCCGGGCAGGCGGGTGCGGAAATCCCCGGGCGCATAG
- a CDS encoding diaminopimelate dehydrogenase gives MANIRVAIVGYGNLGKSVEKLIGQQPDMELAGVFSRRDALDTLDPATPVLPVAEFGEHTDKFDVAVLCLGSATDIPEQAPEFIRHANTVDTYDNHRDIPRHRAEMDRVARENGTVAIVSTGWDPGMFSLNRTIGQALLPGGQQQTFWGPGLSQGHSDAVRRVAGVKKGVQYTIPSPEALEAARKGESGLSGKQAHLRRCFIVADEADHERIENEIRTMPDYFVGYEVEVNFIDEATFDAEHTGMPHGGHVITAGDTGGYVQSIEYNLDLDRNPDFTGAVALAYARAAHRLREAGQAGAYTVLEVAPYLISPTPLEELIARDV, from the coding sequence ATGGCCAACATCAGGGTCGCGATCGTCGGTTACGGCAACCTCGGCAAGTCCGTCGAGAAGCTCATCGGCCAGCAGCCGGACATGGAGCTCGCGGGCGTGTTCTCGCGTCGCGACGCACTGGACACCCTCGACCCGGCCACCCCGGTCCTGCCCGTCGCGGAGTTCGGTGAGCACACCGACAAGTTCGACGTCGCCGTCCTCTGCCTCGGCTCCGCCACCGACATCCCGGAGCAGGCCCCCGAGTTCATCCGCCACGCCAACACGGTCGACACCTACGACAACCACCGCGACATCCCGCGCCACCGCGCCGAGATGGACAGGGTGGCCAGGGAGAACGGCACCGTCGCCATCGTCTCCACCGGCTGGGACCCGGGCATGTTCTCCCTCAACCGCACCATCGGCCAGGCGCTCCTGCCGGGCGGCCAGCAGCAGACCTTCTGGGGTCCGGGCCTCTCGCAGGGCCACTCTGACGCGGTGCGCCGCGTCGCGGGCGTGAAGAAGGGCGTGCAGTACACCATCCCCTCCCCGGAGGCCCTCGAGGCGGCCCGCAAGGGTGAGTCGGGTCTCAGCGGCAAGCAGGCCCACCTGCGCCGCTGCTTCATCGTGGCGGACGAGGCCGACCACGAGCGCATCGAGAACGAGATCCGCACCATGCCCGACTACTTCGTCGGCTACGAGGTGGAGGTCAACTTCATCGACGAGGCCACCTTCGACGCCGAGCACACCGGCATGCCGCACGGCGGGCACGTCATCACGGCGGGTGACACCGGCGGCTACGTCCAGTCCATCGAGTACAACCTCGACCTGGACCGGAACCCGGACTTCACCGGTGCCGTCGCCCTGGCATACGCCCGTGCGGCCCACCGTCTGCGTGAGGCGGGCCAGGCCGGCGCCTACACCGTCCTCGAGGTCGCCCCGTACCTGATCTCCCCGACGCCGCTCGAGGAGCTCATCGCCCGCGACGTGTAG
- a CDS encoding MFS transporter, with protein MNTLRTDRATVTAWALWDWGSAAFNAVLVTFIFSVYLTDSVGTTLDSRYTPTTLYGLVMAVAGVLIAVVAPIVGQRADLKGTRRRSLGVWTFITIALMFSLFTVRNDAPVYFWLGAVIMAVASVLFEFAEVNYYAQLKQISTPENVGRVSGFGWGMGYAGGIVLLLICYFGFVAGEGGMFGLPTEGGLNIRLVAVFAAVWFAVFAIPVLVRVPEIRPSGAADTEGVLDAYRRLLRTIRDLWHTDRNALYFLVSSAVFRDGLAGVFTFGAILAVTVYGLTPGDVLLFGVAANVAAAAGAMLGGFLDDILGPKPIIIASLVLMIASAGVLYFVEGPQMFWIFGLILCLFVGPAQSAARSFLSRVAPDGREGQLFGLYVTTGRAVSWLSPLAFGMFVLLGGTDRFGILGIGLVLLVGALLLIPVVDPTRRGR; from the coding sequence ATGAACACCCTGCGTACCGACCGCGCCACCGTCACAGCCTGGGCGCTGTGGGACTGGGGCTCCGCCGCCTTCAACGCCGTGCTGGTGACGTTCATCTTCTCCGTCTACCTCACGGACTCGGTGGGCACGACCCTCGACTCGCGGTACACCCCGACCACGCTCTACGGCCTGGTGATGGCGGTCGCGGGCGTGCTCATCGCGGTGGTGGCGCCGATCGTCGGGCAACGCGCCGACCTCAAGGGCACGCGGCGCCGCTCGCTGGGGGTGTGGACGTTCATCACCATCGCGCTGATGTTCTCCCTGTTCACCGTGCGTAACGACGCCCCCGTCTACTTCTGGCTCGGCGCCGTCATCATGGCGGTCGCCTCCGTCCTCTTCGAGTTCGCCGAGGTCAACTACTACGCGCAGCTCAAGCAGATCTCCACGCCCGAGAACGTCGGCCGGGTGTCCGGTTTCGGCTGGGGCATGGGCTACGCGGGCGGCATCGTCCTGCTGCTCATCTGCTACTTCGGCTTCGTCGCCGGGGAGGGCGGCATGTTCGGCCTGCCCACGGAGGGCGGCCTCAACATCCGCCTGGTCGCGGTGTTCGCCGCCGTGTGGTTCGCGGTGTTCGCCATCCCCGTCCTCGTGCGGGTTCCCGAGATCCGGCCCTCCGGCGCCGCCGACACCGAGGGCGTCCTCGACGCTTATCGACGTCTCCTGCGCACCATCCGCGACCTCTGGCACACGGACCGCAACGCCCTCTACTTCCTCGTCTCCTCCGCGGTGTTCCGCGACGGGCTGGCCGGCGTGTTCACCTTCGGCGCGATCCTGGCGGTCACCGTCTACGGGCTCACCCCGGGCGACGTCCTCCTCTTCGGCGTCGCCGCCAACGTCGCCGCCGCGGCGGGGGCCATGCTCGGCGGGTTCCTCGACGACATCCTCGGCCCCAAGCCGATCATCATCGCCTCGCTGGTCCTGATGATCGCCTCCGCGGGCGTCCTCTACTTCGTGGAGGGCCCGCAGATGTTCTGGATCTTCGGCCTCATCCTGTGCCTGTTCGTCGGCCCCGCCCAGTCGGCGGCCCGCTCGTTCCTCTCCCGCGTCGCCCCCGACGGGCGGGAGGGCCAGCTCTTCGGCCTGTACGTCACCACCGGACGCGCCGTGTCGTGGCTCTCGCCGCTCGCCTTCGGGATGTTCGTCCTGCTGGGCGGCACCGACCGCTTCGGGATCCTCGGCATCGGCCTGGTCCTGCTGGTCGGTGCCCTCCTGCTGATCCCGGTGGTGGACCCTACACGTCGCGGGCGATGA